The sequence tcctccagctcagccccgcctcctccacagcatcacacaggtcctttaaCCACAATCTttcctctcctccacagctaagctccgccccaacatgtgatggtgacatcatctcaggtcctacatctccaacatctagcagtccgggccaggggaggagacggagggagggtaagaataattcagaggtcggtcctgcaggactaatgtaacagggacaacgttcctcctctggaaaaagcaaaggaatgccgttcctgtgcgttcctgcaggactggaGCCCTGgtaagcatgcacacagatagtgaaaccAGTTGGCTGGCagtcattacacagagctgcactgacttctgggagttgtagtctgtgctgcaaacaaggaaacatatttaggagacatcaggggccaatggagctgccaaaaccacaagaataactacaggggacacagaacaggtattgtggtgactttggggcatttttatatttcttaacgtccctggagtacccctttaatcctatcaATTTATTTTGCGTTGATTCTCTTGGTCCAGATTATAAATTAgatttacctgcagtcctatgtaaatgcaAAGCATAAGattaatatacaagaatatgatacACCACAAATTGTGCCAAATAAACTCCACAATGTaacaaattaccgtattttttgccgaataagatgcactttttcttccccaaaacgtggggggaaaagttggtgcgtcttatatggcgaatatacgcccgaggctgctgcgggcgagagcgggaagtcagctgtaagtacagaggctgcggcggtgcggtacagcgctgactacccgctccccacccgcagcagcctcatgaccgccggtgaatttttcacctctcaccggctatgtttattgccctacgcctggaacatacagttccgggtgccggggaagtgaattactaataactgtatactaaaaaccagggggcctccagctgttctgaaactacaactaccagcatacccggaccggcaaaggctgtctgggcatgctggtagttgtagtttcacaacagctggaggccccctggtttttaatatacagtattagtttttacctgctctggccggcccccgcctgcagccgcacacaggagccggcccgggcagataaaatcataggttttcctatgccggacatccctatgtcccgaaaaatcttttcgggacataaggatgtccgcgggtcactcaccATTTCCCGGCtgatgcgcgtcctcctccggtcctcctgcggtcttcctgcgatcctctgcctctctatggttgtacgcacgggacctcagtgacgtcccgtgcgtacaaccatataggcaccggaggaccggaggaagacgcacgccgaccggggcctggtgagtgaccggcggtgtgtaatcttcagcgttccggtcaccgctcctccggtcccggcacctactgctatggtccataggccatagcagtagatgtgacactgggccagaggagcggtgaccggatcactgtgggggcagcacacagagatacagcctccagccatacactgtatatggctggaagctgtatgtctgtggggggggggagctgcctactattgcgggggaactatactgccagccattgtgggagaactatactgccagccattgtgggggaactatactgccaaccattgtgggggaactatactgccaaccattgtgggggaactatactgccaaccattgtgggggaactatactgccaaccattgtgggggaactatactgccaaccattgtgggggaactatactgccaaccattgtgggggaactatactgccaacaattgtgggggaactatactcccaaccattgtgggggaactatactgccaaccattgtgggggaactatactgccaaccattgtgggggaactatactgccaaccattgtggagggtggggagctgcctaccattgtggagggtgaggagctgcctaccattttggaggggggggagctgcctaccattgtgggggaactatactgccaactattgtggggggggagctgccagtgcctaccattgtgggggaactatactgccaactattgtggggaaactatactgccaaccattgtgggggaactatacagccaactattgtgggggaactatactgccaaccattgtgggggggaggggggaggagctgcctaccattgtgggggaactatactgccaactattgtgggggaactatactgccaatcattgtgggggggagggggaaggagctgcctactgttgtgggggaactatactgccaactattgtggggggagggggggaggagctgcctaccattgtgggggaactatactgccaactattgtgggggaactatactgccaactattgtgggggaactatactgatataaaatattttactacagtatttggttcagaatcttttttttctagattttcctcctttaaaattgggtgcgtcttatatgccggagcgtcttatatggcgaaaaatacggtatatatgaaAAATGTCTTTATTCTGCCAACATTTAGACATAAGATACTAACTCcagtaaataaaaactaaaaagaaaattttacttttataaaacttaaacagtaaaaaaattacaaacaaaaaaatatctaaataaaAAAACCAATCAACttaaacagtaaaaaaattacaaacaaaaaaatatctaaataaaaaaaacaatcaataCATATACAATCATGTGACTTGGTCATCTTGCTCCTTAAAGTTGAAGACACATTACACAATATCATTTATAGGTATAACAGGAGGTGAAATCTTCTAAGTGAGGAAAGTGAAGGATATTATTGTCTTCTTGGTTATAGAGTCCAAAAATAAGTCATAGTCCCATCATCTTCTCAAGAGTTACTTGGATCTTCCTTCTGTTCTCCATAAGGTTGGTTGTTCTCGATCTCAGTGGGGGTTCTATTCTCCATGAGGTTGGCTGTTCTTGATCTCCGGGGGTTCTGTTCTCCATTATGTTGATTGTTCTGGATCTCCAGGGGGTTCTGTTCTCCATGAGGTTTGCTGTTCTGGGTCTCTGGGAGGTTCTGTTGCCCCTCTACAGTGAGGCGTCCATCCTTGGACAGGGAGCAGAGCAGGTCCTCAGGATTCACGTCCTCCGGGAGCTCGGCTTCTCTCCTCCACTCTCTGTACTCATGGAAGTAGCCGCCATGCTCATCCTCCTTCTTCTTGTCACGTTTCCCGGACACAATCAGTCTCCTGCCTTCTGTCTTCACCGTCAGCTCCTCAGGAGAAAAGCCCCCGATGTCCAGGGTGAGCTCATAGTTCTCCTTCCCTTCCTTCCTCACGGAGGAGGATTCGCCCTCAGGACGTGGGCTCAGGGCGGCTCTTCTTCTCATGTCCATGTCCAGGAGCTGATATGCCTGGTTGACCCGCTGCATTCTCCTCTCCAGGTCGTTCCCCATATTCCTCATGTCGTCTTCCAGCTGCCCGAAGATGATGTGTGAGGCTGCCGGCCAGAGGGTGAGGGGAGGCTGGACACACAGAGGACTGTGCGAGGGCTGGAGGAGGCTGAGAGGAAACATCTCCTGCTGCTTTCTCTTCTGCTCTGGGTTATGCTGAGGACAATGTCCCTGGTTGTCAGTGTCTTCTCTCTGACTGCTCGGTGCTGCAGGACGTCCCGGCTCCTGTCCCTTATATATTCACTGCTGACTGTTCTGGCAGCTTCCAGACATTTCCACGTGTTCTCTGTATATGACATGTAGGGGCGGAGACTGTATGTAAACACTGAATAATACATGAGGGGCGGAGACTGTATGTAAACACTGAATAATACATGAGGGGCGGAGACTGTATGTAAACACTGAATAATACATGAGGGGCGGGCAGAGGTGGAGCTAGAGACTTCCAGAACAGACTGGAGAgcgacacatggggggggggggactgctggaGATCGCCGGATTATTCCTCTGATTTCCTCCCGGTGAAATTACATAATCTCTTCCTCCAGTGTGAGAaactacaatgtatccagaaaacgATCTTCAGTGAGGACAAGAGGAACAGAAATGGTTATTAATTCTGTGTGATAAAGCTGAGTGACGTCCATACAGAATCCATTACGGGGATTATACATAACTTCCCAGAGTGTGAAGAATAGATGTGACTAGTTATAGAGCGATACAATTACTGATCCTGGGCTAATGTATAGAAGGCAGATCTGCTGCTCAGGAGACTAGGAAAGCTAAGTGACTAGAAAACAAGAAATCTGCCTAATTATGTGGGATTACTCCCCTTATCATCCTGTATTGCTTCACAACTAGGCAGATTTGCTATTCACAATTAGGAAATAAAGGCTATTTTGtgaccacccagctttcctgaacCTCCTGATTCCAGAACAATGTGCAGATTTCTCACCAACCTGTGATTTTCTGCTGTTTGACAATCCAATGTCTATTTCAAAGTCTATGGCTAATAAGTGGTCACCCAGCTTTGCTACAGCCTAGAAAGTTATATCTGCTAAATTGCATAAAAAGTGAAAGTAACTACATAAGCAATCTGATATGACATGCAGGAGCACAGGAAAGCTGAGTGGCCACATGACTTTTTCACCTCTCTTTATTGCTGCTCTAGTTTAAAGGAGTTTGTGTGCCTTAAAATTTGAAGAATAGATCTAGGAGCAtccaactgataaaaaaaaaacaaaaaaacaataaactcatggcagagtgatgatgatggtgatgtagatgatgatgaggataatagtgatgatgatagtgatgatggtgatgatgatgatagtgatgatgatagtgatgtagatgatgatgaggataatagtgatgatgatagtgatgatggtgatgatgatgatagtgatgatgatagtgatgatgatgaggatgatgataatagtgatgatgatggtgatgtagatgatgatgaggataatagtgatgatgatagtgatgatggtgatgatgatgatagtgatgatgatgatgaggatgatgataatagtgatgatgatgatgacattatTGACTCCTCTGCTCTCGGAGTGAAGAGTTGGGGGTTCTGTATCTCCTCCAGACTAGAAttttccagcagtctccagcccATTCCTCAGCCTGGCCCACTGTCTGCTCCGGCCTCCTATAAGGTGCAGAGTCTCATGAACTAATCTTTGGCTCCTCCCTCTCAAAACCTCAGAAAAAATATCCAGAAAGTGGATGAGTGAATATATAAGAGCCAGGAGCCGGGACGTCCTGCAGCACCGAGCAGTCAGAGAGAAGACACTGACAACCAGGGACATTGTCCTCATCATAACCCAGAGCAGAAGAGAAAGCAGCAGGAGATGTTTCCTCTCAGCCTCCTCCAGTCCTCTCACAGTCCTCTGTGTGTCCAGCCTCCCCTCACCCTCTGGCCGGCAGCCTCACACATCATCTTCGGGCAGCTGGAAGACGACATGAGGAATATGAGGAACGACCTGGAGAGGAGAATGCAGCAGGTCAACCAGGCATATCAGATCCTGGGCATGGACATAAGAAGAAGAGCCGCCCAGAGCCCACGTCCTGAAGGCGAATCCTCCTCTGTGAGGAAGGAAGGGAAGGAGAACTATGAGCTCACCCTGGACATCGGGGGCTTTTCTCCTGAGGAGCTGACAGTGAAGACAGAAGGCAGAAGACTGATTGTGTCCGGGAAACATGAACAGAAGAAGGAGGATGAGCATGGCGGCTACTTCCATGAGTACAGAGAGTGGAGGAGAGAAGCCGAGCTCCCGGAGGACGTGAATCCTGAGGACCTGCTCTGCTCCCTGTCCAAGGACGGACGCCTCCACTTCCATGGTCCTCGTTGGGCGCTGCCACCTGCTCCAGAGAGGGCGATACCCATCACTGTAGAGGGGCAACAGAACCTCCCAGAGATCCAGAACAGCTTATGTAATGGAGTCCAGAACCTCCTGGCGATCCAGAACAGCCAACTTCATGGAGAATAAGACCCCCAGAGATCCAGAACAACTAATGTAATGGAGACCAGAACCCCCCGGAGATTCAGAACAGCAAATGTaatggagaccagaacacccggAGATCCAGAACAGCAAACCTCAAGgagagcaggaccccccccccccccccacccgaagAGCCAGAACCCCCCGGAGATCTAGAACAGGCAACCTCATGAAGAACAGGGTACAGGGGGAAGGTCTAAGTTCTTCCTGAGAAGCTGATTGGACTATGGGTTTTCATGGGGTCTCTATAACTTTCAACATAATAGTTTATGGATCCTTACTACTTTGTTGgaatttttagtatttttttttctttttctccattGCAAAAATTACATCACCTCATGTCACCACATtgtattataccatgtgataAGCATTTCTAAGGAGCAAGACAACTGGATCACATGACTGTGTATATtacattttctatatatatatatatatatatatatatatttttttttttttcattactatTGCTGTTAAGACATTATTAATAAATTGTAGAAAGTTACAAGTTTCCTCTGGTTTTAATTTGTAAGCTTCAGTAAGTTATCTCCATATGTTGCcagtatatttaattttttttgtataatatatacactttTACAAAAGCTGGGTTTGTTATTTGGTGCAGTGCCATCATTTCAAATTTTTGGTTTTATGGTTTTGGATTTATATaggaactagctgagtacccagcgttgcctggtttttccttccttgttggggaggaaaatcaacaaaggagaaaacttttgacttcatatcccgtcctcatatattgttgtcgta is a genomic window of Hyla sarda isolate aHylSar1 chromosome 10, aHylSar1.hap1, whole genome shotgun sequence containing:
- the LOC130293847 gene encoding heat shock protein 30C-like — encoded protein: MFPLSLLQPSHSPLCVQPPLTLWPAASHIIFGQLEDDMRNMGNDLERRMQRVNQAYQLLDMDMRRRAALSPRPEGESSSVRKEGKENYELTLDIGGFSPEELTVKTEGRRLIVSGKRDKKKEDEHGGYFHEYREWRREAELPEDVNPEDLLCSLSKDGRLTVEGQQNLPETQNSKPHGEQNPLEIQNNQHNGEQNPRRSRTANLMENRTPTEIENNQPYGEQKEDPSNS
- the LOC130293996 gene encoding heat shock protein 30C-like codes for the protein MFPLSLLQSSHSPLCVQPPLTLWPAASHIIFGQLEDDMRNMRNDLERRMQQVNQAYQILGMDIRRRAAQSPRPEGESSSVRKEGKENYELTLDIGGFSPEELTVKTEGRRLIVSGKHEQKKEDEHGGYFHEYREWRREAELPEDVNPEDLLCSLSKDGRLHFHGPRWALPPAPERAIPITVEGQQNLPEIQNSLCNGVQNLLAIQNSQLHGE